The genomic stretch ACCGGCTGACTGTGCCGATAGTGACGGAAGTGAGCGAGCGTGCCTGAGTACGACGAGACCGCCGAGACCCCGGACGAGCAGTCCACGGTGGCGACGGCGGCGAACGACGAGTCGGTCGGGGCCGCCAGCGAGCCGGAGTTCGCGACGACGGAGCCCGCACCCGACGAGGACTACGATCCGGTCGCGGAGCTGCGGCAGAAGCTGCGCTACGCGCCGGGCGACTGGTACGTGGTGCACTCGTACGCCGGCTATGAGAACAAGGTCAAGACCAACCTCGAGACCCGGATCACGTCCCTCGACATGGAGGACTACATCTACCAGGTCGAGGTGCCGACCCGGGAAGAGGTCGAGGTCAAGAACGGCAAGCGGTCCCAGGTCCAGGCGAAGGTCTTCCCGGGCTACATCCTGGTCCGGATGGAGCTGACCGCCGA from Micromonospora craniellae encodes the following:
- the nusG gene encoding transcription termination/antitermination protein NusG translates to MPEYDETAETPDEQSTVATAANDESVGAASEPEFATTEPAPDEDYDPVAELRQKLRYAPGDWYVVHSYAGYENKVKTNLETRITSLDMEDYIYQVEVPTREEVEVKNGKRSQVQAKVFPGYILVRMELTAESYSCVRNTPGVTGFVGATDRADRPAPLSLDEVLKWLAPAVETEQRKAKPEVKVLDFEVGDSVTVTDGAFASLPATISEINADQQKLKVLVSIFGRETPVELNFNQVAKI